From the genome of Lysinibacter sp. HNR:
AAGGTGTCACAGCCCATAACAATACGTAGGGGTTTGTGCTGGGACACAGTGGAGGTAGTTGATGAGTTTGGGTTCGTCACGTTACTGTACTAATTTGAGTCCAAGATTGAAGTGATATCGAGCCGGCGCAGAATTTACCCAAGCCTACGACGATTCTACAGGGGTTGAGCAGAAAATCCGGTAAACAGAACGCCTAGTCAAAAAATTTGACCATCGAATAACCAGTTTCTGACTTTCTTGGGTGCGCCTTGCCGGCCTCAGCGCTTTATCTCGCACGGGTCTGCGACAGGCAAAACACACCCTCAGTACTTTCCTTCTGAGTTCTTTGCTGTGATCTTTTTCTTGTCGTGGCGCGTTTCTCTATATCTGTCAGTTATTCGAGCCGTCTTTTCCTGCCACGTCTATCTGTCCCATGTGCGGAGCAGACACCTGCTCCTCCTCGGCACCCCCCATGAATTGTGACATGTAGAGGCTGTGGTAGGCGCCTCGCGCGGCAAGCAATTCGTCGTGATTTCCCTGCTCCACGATGCGACCAGACTCCATCATGAGAATGGTGTTGGCGTCGCGAATTGTTGACAGGCGGTGGGCAATCACAAACGAGGTGCGATCGGTGCGCAGCGCCGACATAGCCTGCTGCACCAAAAGCTCGGTTCGCGTGTCCACAGACGACGTTGCCTCATCCAGGATGAGCAACGAGGGGTTTGCAATAAACGCACGAGCGATGGTGATGAGCTGACGCTCACCCGCTGAAATGCTTCCACCGTCGGCGTCCACAACCGTGTCATACCCTTCGGGTAACTGTCGCACGAAGCGGTCTACCATGGTGGCCTGTGCGGCGGCAACCACCTCATCATCGGTTGCATTAAGGCGCCCGTAACGGATGTTCTCACGAATAGTTCCCTCAAATAACCACGCATCCTGCAGAACCATACCCACCTGCGAGCGAAGAGTTGCACGAGACAGCGATACGATATCGACTCCATCGAGAAGGATACGCCCGCCCGTGAGTTCGTAAAAACGCATCACCAGGTTGACCAGTGTGGTCTTACCGGCGCCGGTTGGCCCCACAATGGCCACGGTCTGGCCAGGCTGAGCGGAGAAGGAGAGACTATCGATGAGCGGCTTATCCGCAATGTAGCTAAAGGCGACCCTGTCAAACTCAACGTGCCCGTCGGTGTGTGAGGGAAGCTGAACGGTTGCGGTCTCGGGTTGCTGCTCCTCGGCATCAAGCAGCTCAAAAGTGCGTTCGGCAGAGGCAACACCCGATTGCAGCATATTGGCCATACCCGCCATCTCACTCAGCGGCTGCGCGAACTCGCGCGAATACTGAATGAAGGCGGTGGCGTCACCGAGGGTCATCTGTCCTGCGGACACTCGAAGGGCGCCGCCAACGGCGATGAGCACGTATGACAGATACGACACAAAGGTCATGGCGGGCATGATCATGCCCGATACAAATTGGGCGCCAAACGAGGCTCTAAAAAGCTTTTCGTTTTTCTCGTCAAATTGCTCAAGCATCTCGCCTTCGCGACCAAAGACTCGAATGATCTCGTGGCCCGAGAAAGACTCTTCAACATGGCCGTTAAGAGTACCGGTGTTTTTCCACTGAGCCGCAAAGAGCTTTTGCGAACGAACGCCGATGACCCCAACGATAATCGC
Proteins encoded in this window:
- a CDS encoding ABC transporter ATP-binding protein, with translation MVRNKKTKKTDSIEAAASATSVDEFDPEFEEEDYKPSEADGDMFGGGAPAKKAEHFWPSAKRLVGLLKPERLQMSLVVVLVIISVVFTVIAPRVLGSAMDVIFNGFLGSQLPKGASLDQVIAEVRAQGNDQFADMLSGTSVVPGEGIDYGVLGRLIILVLALYSAASLFMWAQGYILNRLVMRVVYGLRQDVEIKLNRLPLSYFDTRQRGDLMSRVTNDVDNIQTALQQAFSQLVQSALTVIGIAAMMFIVSWQLALLALIALPLSAIIVGVIGVRSQKLFAAQWKNTGTLNGHVEESFSGHEIIRVFGREGEMLEQFDEKNEKLFRASFGAQFVSGMIMPAMTFVSYLSYVLIAVGGALRVSAGQMTLGDATAFIQYSREFAQPLSEMAGMANMLQSGVASAERTFELLDAEEQQPETATVQLPSHTDGHVEFDRVAFSYIADKPLIDSLSFSAQPGQTVAIVGPTGAGKTTLVNLVMRFYELTGGRILLDGVDIVSLSRATLRSQVGMVLQDAWLFEGTIRENIRYGRLNATDDEVVAAAQATMVDRFVRQLPEGYDTVVDADGGSISAGERQLITIARAFIANPSLLILDEATSSVDTRTELLVQQAMSALRTDRTSFVIAHRLSTIRDANTILMMESGRIVEQGNHDELLAARGAYHSLYMSQFMGGAEEEQVSAPHMGQIDVAGKDGSNN